From the Trifolium pratense cultivar HEN17-A07 linkage group LG4, ARS_RC_1.1, whole genome shotgun sequence genome, the window ACCCTTTCATATTGATTCTGCGgtgtttgtttttggtttttcattGGTGTTTTGTTTATATCATACTGCATCTTTGTTTTGTAGTTTCGCTTTTTCCGgttattgataataatttgtggttcaaaaaacaattttgataATATCCTAAACAGAACTGGAATTTCTTTCATTCGTAGGTTATCGTTGCAATTAAGGTAGGAGATGGCGAAAAAATCTGTGTCTGGGACAAATGAAAAGGTCAGCAACTATATACATGATGATATTGTCTTCTCCATTTTATCAAAATTGCCTCTTAAATCTTTGAAGCGATTTGGATGTGTGCGCAAATCATGGTCTCTATTATTTGAAAACCCTCTTTTCATGAACATGTTCCGCAACAATTTTTTGTCTAAAGACACTTCTTATTGCCACAATGCATCTTTCCTCCTACAACGGCGGATACCAAACTTATTCGCAAATGACTTGCATTCTCTTTCTGGTGAGAGATTTGAGAATAGGGTCGAATTAAATTTACCAGATCCGTTTCAAGATGATGATCTCTGCCGTCTCTATCTGtttgatattttaaatgtgAGCAGTACTAATGACTTCATTTGTGTCTATTGTCATCTTCGTGATAAAAGATTTGCTCTAAATGTTATTCCTCAACGCCCCCTACGGAGGAATCATTTTGGTAAAAGATTTGCACTATGGAATCCAACTACGGATGAATTCAAGGTTATTCCTCAAAGCCCAACTCAGTTTAAACCGTTTGCTACAAATGTTAGTCATGATGTGATTAATTTTAATGCGGGCAGTTTTGTTTATGGATTTGGCTACGACCGTGTTATACATGACTACAAGGTGCTTCATCAAGTCCAATTTTCAGCCCCACTGTTGTTTCCGGAGAGTGGTTATGTGCCATTGGAAAATATATCTTTAGAACCTGTATGGGAGATATATAGCTTAAGAAGCAACTCTTGGAGAAAACTTGATATCGTTATGCCTACAACTGGCGGGTTTGCTAACGAAGCCAGAGTGTCCATTGATGGAGTGTGTCATTGGTGGTCCTGGGACGATACTGGATCGTTTTTGGTGTCGTTTGACTTGAGCAATGAGGTGTTTTGTACCACACCCATACCCGCAGACATAggtaataattttgataaaggATGTTTATGGAGACATTTGGTGGTATTAAATGGATCCATTGCCTTGGTCACATATCAAACACAGATGACTCTCTTTAACATATCAATTTTGGGTGAATTAAGTGTGAAAGAATCATGGATCAAACTGTTCATTGTTGGGCCATTGCCTTGCATTGAGTTTCCTTTTGGAGTGGTAAAGGGCAAAATATTTTTCGTAAGAGAAGACAAAGAAATAGCTTGGTTTGACT encodes:
- the LOC123920852 gene encoding F-box/kelch-repeat protein At3g06240-like, producing the protein MAKKSVSGTNEKVSNYIHDDIVFSILSKLPLKSLKRFGCVRKSWSLLFENPLFMNMFRNNFLSKDTSYCHNASFLLQRRIPNLFANDLHSLSGERFENRVELNLPDPFQDDDLCRLYLFDILNVSSTNDFICVYCHLRDKRFALNVIPQRPLRRNHFGKRFALWNPTTDEFKVIPQSPTQFKPFATNVSHDVINFNAGSFVYGFGYDRVIHDYKVLHQVQFSAPLLFPESGYVPLENISLEPVWEIYSLRSNSWRKLDIVMPTTGGFANEARVSIDGVCHWWSWDDTGSFLVSFDLSNEVFCTTPIPADIGNNFDKGCLWRHLVVLNGSIALVTYQTQMTLFNISILGELSVKESWIKLFIVGPLPCIEFPFGVVKGKIFFVREDKEIAWFDLSTQMIEELGVKAESGINCQIVIYWKNFLPIDGINK